The genomic DNA TACCTTAAAGAGAAAACGTACCCGATGAACTCCCACGGCGCACAGAGACACAACGAAGATCTCCGTGTGTCCCACATAGTGAATCCCGAGATTACCATGATATTTATTTCTACCTTTGTATAGACTCTCTCTTGTAGCGACAGAACGAACTGGTGTAGGTACATATATACCCCGGGGAATTAGATGTCGTAGACTCGGTGTAAGATGCTTTTCCACGGCTGATCCTCCTTTACGTGAATGCGGATTTCTGGGATGGTTGATTCCAACCGCTATTCTCCCCCACCTCGTCCGCCCCTCATTCACCCATCCCTTTTCGAGCTACCACCGTGTACTCCTGTAATTATACTCCTTCCGACGGTGATTTTTATTAGACCACCACGTATTCAGTTCGAATTCTAGCAGGGTAAAAGGATCACTCGTGACGTGAGACCAGACATCTggtctattttttttattcattatccattTTTACACTTTGATGAATTTGTATAGGATCTAATGGACCACATCGTATTGTTTCCATAATATTTACTGAATCACGTATATTTTCTTGTAACTATTATTGAAGATTCTCGACTTTCGTTAACACCCCTCGCACAGGTCTGACTAGGACGAAGGAATCAATTGATCCACGGGGATGTTTCAAGGATGGTCGAAGAATGGATGAAGCCTGGTGACGAACGGAGACATTCATAGGGTCGGGTCAAAGCAATTTTCGGCTTCGAAGGCAATCGTGCTCTAATACCCcgagataaaataaaatcaaaggcAGCCTGCCCTTTCGTAAAAGTGATTTTCCACCAATGACAAATCTTGTTCTCGCGAGTTTACTTAATTTTAaacttttcttcaatttttctcaGTCCAAAAATGACACGAAGAGTAGAAGGTACCTCTACTACGCGTAACACTATTATTTGATAACAGATTTGCAGAGAGAGTAGGCGAATGAAGGAAACGGTGGAAGATGAGGTCGAGGTGAAAATTTCTCTTCTAAGAAATCCACTGGCGTGGCAGAGGTTTCTTCAGACGTCCTCTCCGAAAGCTTTTACAGTTATTATCCCACAGATGTTTGTCGTTTACGAGATATCGAGGTGATATTGTGGCAGAGCACGGCGAGCACTATAACTGCGATTGTTTACCTAATGATAAAAGCACCGTTTTCTGTTTGCCTGCCAGTCTTTCAAATACATCTCGACCTTCCACTTCTATCCTATCGTTTCCTTCTTCCTCGTCTCAAATAACTAAATCATGTAACGAATTCTTTCAGACTTTGTTGCATCGGGACCATAAGGATCAACAGGAGCCACGGCCTAAGTTCGAATTAATTTTGGGAGCCTGATGCAGAGGAACTTAGAAACTTCGGTCCATCTCTCCAACACGGAGGAAACCTCTGCTCCATATTTAATTACATACAAATATCTTGATGTTATCATTACATTTTGCTATTATTTTATGTTTCGTTATAGGAACAAATATACGAGAGAAGAGAACAACTTTGAAAAATCACTCGCATCAAAATCAATGGATcaagttttttttcttcttttttttagaaaatttttttccACCGACACCCTCACACATACATGCAGATAAAGATAGATACGTATGACACGACAAGGGGGAGCTTCCCACGGGAGAAAGCGATTCTGAAAATTCTTCGAAGACACGTCGATAAAGGACTATGCTGCTACACTCTCGAAagtctctttctccctctcagTGTCCCTCTCTGTTGAACACTTTCTTATCCGACGCTCGGGGAAATTGTATTTCGGCCTGGGCGAATAGTAAAGCGAAGATGACAAAGTCGCGAAGAAAAATTGCGAAATTGCTTCCTGCAACGGCGCAAGATACTTGGAAGGTGTATCCTGACCTTTACGAATGTCGCCTTTACCGTCGATCAATCCTATGATAGGAAGACGAAAACCAGGAGACCCTGGCCTAAGTGGATCTTTTGATTTAGAATGTGTCATCTTTCTTTGGATACCGCTAGGATCCTTTGGCTGATCCGTGATGTACCTGAAATGCATCGACAATCGAATTCCTGGACCTCAAAGGGGAAAGCGAAAAGGGTACACGTTCTATTCTTGATTTCGGATCAACTTACACTGAAAGATAGAAAAATGTTTCCTTCTTTTACTTTCTTATTACGTGTTAAAAGTTGCAATCGTCGTTTATTTTTCACCTGGAACACATTTATCTGAAAGCATACATTGTAAAACGAAATGCAGTAGTCGTAAATATTCAGAcgaaattcttttaattttgtttaattccATTGCCTCCTCGCGATAAGATAGGATGGTGTTCCTTTTTTGCTACTTCTTTGCTTAACTTCTTATGAACTTAAGAAAGGAGCGGTAATAACTCGTTACCTCAATTTCTTTCAACTGACATTTCAAAACattcaagaaaaatgataaaaccaTCCGTCAAAACATACAAGGGTACACCACGATTCTAAATCATTTATTACGATTCCTGAAACGTAATTGTGAAAAAATCGCAAAACACGAATTCTCTAGATGAGTCAGAAGAGGAGGAGGGTAAGCCTTATTACGCTTACAAAGGAACGAGGGAATTCATGATCGGGAAGGTTTTAAAGAGGCCGGTGGTGGTTGCTCTGGAAGCTGGGAATTTCGAAAAATCAGCTTCATGGATTTAATGGTCTTCGTTGAACGGCAAGGGCGCGACAGATCTCTTTATTCGACTTGCACAAAGGCACCGCGCAGATTACAGAGCCAGCAATCCCTCCTCTATGGATTCGAGGACGACACATTATAGCAGCACACGGCAAAGTAACGTGGGAGGACATCATCCCTGGACAATACTGACTTGGATCATGCTATGCTTCCTCTTATAATGCTTTATTGATCTTTCCACAGTTTCTTTCGATCAATAGAAATCAATCATCGCGGCTAATTCGGGGACAAAACACGAGAACACTGCAACGTGAAATATACAGATAGAATAGAATAGGGTGGATGTCTTATCATTTAACACAAAAGAACCTTAATCTGATACGAAATTTTTCAGAAGATTCAAAATGTAGGTATGTGCATCTATTGGATCTAATAGATTTTTAATAGATCCTTGGATCATcgccattggcgtaactaggtggGGGTCAGGGTGTCTGGCACCTCCCCAAGAATGCAGTCTCCCCTTCCTCTAAAAATGGAAACCGGTCCCCTCATCGCTCTAAAATTCCAACATTTATTGCTAtataaaaatagtttaacaatTGAAACCCACTTTTGAacattctaataattttataatcgacgataacttaaaaataatagaataaattgaTACTTCAAAGTACCGTGTTATCAAACGAATTTCACGTATGAAGGCTGAAAACGGATATGAATGAAATAACAACGAAACAGAGATTCAATTTCACGATATGTGTATTTGCTTGAAATGGAACTTTTATATACAGATATGAACAGAAACGTACATTCTGAAGCTAAACTAACATATAACCAGCTATACTGTAAACGTGTGATAGTACAAGCTcactttttattatacatatttataaagAGATACAGATGCACGTATCGCAGAGACAAGATCGTTACAATTTTGTCAATCTTACGGGCTACAGAAAAGTATCAAATTTTCTTCTCGATGATGTACATTCTTTATCAGCGTGCAAATAAAACGTTGAAAACAAATTTGATACCGTAACGCGTTACAGTACCGAGCCGTAGCCGCTGGTTGCTCGTTCGAGCAAACACGCAATGTATTGTGCCATCCATAGCACCCTtcgtaatttatattttcagtggTTTTGCAAACAAaacatgttttatttttaaatttaagagaCAACAAAAAATTAGTAAGATCAAatcaaaatttcttcttttgtaaaaaaaaaaaaattacataggaaattatttttatataaacaataTATCACACAGACAAATTCTTTGCAACAATCTAACGCTTACGCATGTATATACAATCGGTTCGTTGACTGTTATATTACAGACACTTAAACTAATGACAATTAAAGATTAGATTATACAGATGTTCTTTTGCTTCGTGCGGTAGACGAGAGGGGTTGCTAATCATTTCTTATAGATCAtacggaataattaatttttacttcgCAGACAATATGTACGACTAGCTTTGACTAGACTTTATTTCAAACAACATTCAATGCGTTTATTCAAAGACTCTCTGCCGTTTAATTAGAACGCTAAGTTGAATAATGGACAACTTATGTATAGATCAGGCATGCACAGCAAGCAGTGATAGGGGCACGGGCAATCGGACGCCTTATAGGTAAATTCGTGTGCATGCTTGACGcagatataattattttctaaagtaCCATGTGATTGTTCTCTTGGATCGTTATTACCTACGTACTAATCTTAAAGAAACACAGCGCCTTCTCTATTCTTGGACTAGATCATACTCATTTATTCTAGACGAGTAGAATAAAGGATAAtgcgaaacaaaaaataaatagaaataaaaatattatagcgACGGTGACGTGAAATGGtattgtatctttttcataaatattatttagtaataatttgtgagtaaataaataaacgatatTACAATGCCATTTTAAATCACCTTAATTAATAACAAGGAATAGTAGTAATATATGAGATAATAACACTGCATACTCGTATACTCATTGCCCCTATTGTTTTagtaacaaaaaattatttgccaaattgaaataagaaaaaaaaagattacttTTATAATGTTCCATGCTAAAGTCTATAAGTTACTTCATAcgttattcaaataaaatataaaattttttttatgacGAAACTGATAACATGCAAAAGTACATTAAATTCTACAAGGAACACTTGGGATGGTTTCCTTGTACATCGTAAGAGTACCTTTTAacaacaataaatattttctcgCCCTACGACTAGATATCATTTCTACAATTGTCGTTCGACTATGCTCTCTGACTGGGAACTATATACAAACGATTTCTTATTATAGATGCCCCTGCTACAATCCGTGTTAATTTGGCCATTATACTATCAATATTTCGTAAACTGTTACATAATATGCATATTCTAGTAATATTTTCTCACGCTAAGTCTATTAAGTAACTGTTCAATATGCCTTGCCGGTGGGTGTTCGGTTCAAAGTTATTAGCGAGAGGCTCGACCAAAAGACTTAGACGAATTTTACAATTGCAAAAATCCACGGTGGATTCTGAAAAGTCGTCCCTGGCTCGGTGTATTACGTTAACGACGATTAAACGCTATACAACTAGTCCTCATCTTAAAAATAACCAACGCGGATTACACTATTGACTAGACAACGCATGCTTCGAGTGACTTAATTATCTTTGATGTTTAGCTGTATGATCACGATTCCACGAATCGATGAGATAAATCTACGCTAAGGAATATCTGTTTTAAATAACATACACGTTGACTTAAATCTACACAAAGTGTCTCAAGTATTGCCTATAAAATATGCTCGCACATTTTGTCGGGTAAAAGGTGGAACACcctatacgtatatgtataatgGGAGATGACAAATTGCCGGGTTCGGTAAATATTACAGAACAGATAAATGGGAATTGGTATGTACACGCACAGTCACAGTTTATAGCTGACCTCTTCTCGCTATCTACAAATTTACATCGCACGCAACACCGTGTTAACCTTGTTGCTTCGGTATACTTCTAATTCTATGCAAATTTACAATCCAATTCGTCCCCTCCCCCACTAGTGTTGCTCGCACGATAGGTGTATCGTTTCCGTTGTAACGGCGATTATTGTCTCAAACTGATGAGAGTCGTCGTTAAAATGAATGTCACCGAAAGATGTGTAATCAGTGTCACCGAATTTCACGGTTGTTTGAAATTGCACTTATCTAACCTTAAAAAATAACCTTGAAATTAATCCTATAgactgataaaaaaaaaaatccgatcaacaataaaaaaaagacAAGGTTGCAAAAAAGGATGCTTTTCAAACATTTAACTACCAAATGAAGTTTCAAATGAAAGAGCAGTTGTTTATAAATCAAGCCCGAATCTCCAATAGAGGCCAGGTCTACACGGCAAAGGTCTGGCAGGAAATTGATGTCAGGCCATCTCGGTGTTCAACGTACTATCAGAAACCACCTGAGCAACGTCGTTCTTACCAATAGCACCCTGACCCTCGAACAGGACGTTGCCGTTGTTGTTGGTCTCTGGATGCTGCGTGGCCAAGTGTTTCCTCAATGCAGCCTGCCTGGTGAACTTGGCGTCGCACCTGGTGCAGGGTATCTCGATGATGGCCGAGGATGTGGAATGCTCACCGTTGGCCAGCCTTGGTTTGTGCCAACGTCGATGGGACGCCAAATTGGCCGGACACGAGAACCTCTTATCACATTCGGGACATCTGTACTCGACGTGGGCTATCCTCGAGCACCTGTGCTGCGCCAATTGGAACGCGTCCTCGTGGAGTTGCCTGCAAAGTTTGCACTGATACGGACCCAGCCTGTTTTCGATCTTAGCCAGCTCCGCCCGCGCCTCCTCGGTGACTTCAACGATGTTGAACGCTGGATCGATGTCTCCGGTGACCACGGCTTCGTCCGGACCCAAGATCACGGTACCGGACACCGGACTGCTGGTGTCCTCGTCGAACTTTAGTCGTCTCGCGTGTTTCTTCTTCGGCCTCTGCAGAAGCTTCTCGGTCGAGCTAGCCCTTGACCCGCTAGACATCCCGGCATTGCTGGTCGTAGACGGGGGGCTAGCGTTTTCTTCCCTGATCTTTCTCCTGGGACACTGGGGAGGCGACGGTGTACTCGGCGGAGTCATAGGCGCGTGTTGCATACTTTGCAAATGGTGCTGCGGTGTCAGTAAAAGCTGCTGATGGTATCCCTGCAGGTGGCTGGGGCTGGTCAATAAGAATTTTTGACTGTGCGCGTAATACTTTGAATTGATCTCGCTAGGTGAACCGAAAGGGATCAGACGAGTCGCCTCGTCCAGAATGCTGGTTTTGTCCGCCGCCTCCTGGAGCTGAACAGACTCCTTCTTCGAAAGCAACTGCTCGTAGCTAGAATGACTGTGCACGGAGGAGCTTCGAGGGATGCTGTCGAAATCGTCGACCACCACTGGAACCGTTTCATCCTCGACTCTTTGATACTTGACGCTCTCCGGCTCTTTTTGCGCTTCGTCCAATATACTCTGATCTTTCTTTGATTCCGAATCTTCGGTTTTCGGTGTACACGGCGTAGGTGGAGGCTTCAGAGACAGATCCAGAGGGCACGGGGTCGACGATCTGGACAGATCCCACGTCTGAAGGACGTGATTGTCGGGAAGCCTTGAATAAGAAGGACTCTCCATAGGAATGTGCCAGGTAGTGGGTGTACCGTACGGATGCTGATGGATCTCGTCACCGTAATAGCCCAAGTAGTTTAGCCCGGGGGGCAAGAACGCCCGCGGCAATGAACTTTGCAACATGTTGACGTTCGTTTTCGGTTGAAGTTTTCTTCACCACGATTCCCCTCACACAGCCCATACGATCAAAATTTCTACCGTTTCCATGCTGTTTACTTCTTAAGACCACTGTCTTTCCGTAGAATCTTCCTAAAGAACGATTCCACCGGTTCCCAAACGACTTCTGTCACTTAGTCACCGGTTAGTTGACGTCTCTTCGAAGTCTCTTCCAGCAACGAAACACACTATCTTCCTCCTCGGCGGCTAGACGCCGTTTGACAGAAGGAAGCCCGCACCGCGTGCAGTATATTCCAATGCTCCGCCCGGGTACTCGCTTTCGTTTCGCCCGCTATTGGTCGACCATCCTCCAGCCCACATCCCCTACCGCGCTGCACAGTTGCCCCCACTCTGCTGGAATTTCGGCGCGTGCTCATTTAAACGCTCACCGCCCAGTCGACCACGCAACTAATGAATATAGGTGTTCGCTGGGGATGTTACCTCGTAGCCACCGAAGGGTGTTTGATGCCGCTCCTCTTGGTGCTTCAATCCAGCATTTCTCAAAGTATGCTCTATGAAAAATGGTTGAATGTAGCGTTGTtcgtatttaaccctttcacttgTGAAGAAATATACTCGTTGAAGATGGAACGCAGAATACCCTGTACTTACAATAATGTACAAACGAAACAAATTTGAATACCAGATACCTTCGACGAAAATTTTGAGAAGAAAGAGGAACGTGTACCGGAATATGACAGCGTGAAAACATTTCAAGTCATCCAGCTATCCGCGTGACCGCACGTGATAAACGTGCAATTTAACGCCGGTAATTGCACGCACGCTGCTAGAATAAAATCCCCCGGGTGTTGCTGCTTCGAGCACACCTTACCCTTCCTATTAAACTGTTCTTTTTCATAGTAGGTTTCTACTTTCCAATAGAATCATCGAATTTATTTTGTTCCTTATTATATTCAACAAGAATAACCACAAACGGATACGCGATACTGCAGCACGGTGAACAAGCTTGGTATAAGTCGTGGGGGGTGGGGGCATTGATTCCTCGACCGCATACTAATCTCTTGATCTTCTTACTTAATTAGCCGCGGAGTATGTTCGATTAATCATGATAAATAATTTCACGCTGCTGATGGATCCACCACAAAATAAGGCTCAGCTTCACCATCAAAGTCGATGGACTTACGTGTGAACGTGTAGGCTTCAGCCGATTTCCCGCTAGTTAATCCTCACCCTTGGGAATCGTTCAAGCCGGACAATCGCCTACTGTAATTGGACGAGAGTCCATCGAGAACACGTCAAGACGTTCTCTTAAGTTCGTCAAGCCAACGACAAtcaacaatcaacgaaatcgctATGTTGTTACCATTTTTGGCCATTCGACGAGTCAAGTGGAaatcttttctttcaattttctcaCCGTTCTATTTATtcgtctttttattttttaatatcgttCCATTCCATTCATCCGCAACGCGCTCATTATAATGATAAATGTTGATGACACAGGATCAATGGGAGATTTTCTCGCAAACAggagaaattcaaattttcatatgGTCAACATAATAATTCTATTGGCGGAACGAACAAAAACAAACGGCATATGATCCATTATTACGTGGAAACATCGCGTGGACTAATACCGCTTGCGGTGAACATAAAATACAAGGTATTAACGTGGGATAAGTCGGTCGATACGGATTTGCCATGATTATTTGATACTACGTGAAACATTTTACCACGTGTTGCACTCTCCGCTTCTGGCTACGTATGCATGAACGTTTAAAAACACCGTTACGTGTTCGATACTCGAATTACAGAATGCTAAAATCTCGCTTCGCCATATTCCATTGCGCGAATCGACAACTCTGTGGGAAAATTTAACTCCATACTTCTATTCGAGCTCGGtactatttataaaattagataaatCATCCAACATTTTGTCGTCTTCCTCCATTTTAGGTCCATCTGAAATCTACTTTCTTTGAGTTCGTGCAAGGGCATACAGTTTTGGGAGGCTGAAGTGTAGGAGCAGCGGAAAAGGAACGAGAGAGAAGCGACTTCCAGGACAGGGGACAAGCTTTTTGCCTGCACGGATGTCGACGAGTGCTCCCGCATCCGCTGGTATGGAGGGAACGGGACAGCAGCTTCTACATATTTGATGCGATTTTAATGTCTCTCTGCCTGGCATATCCGCGTCCTGTGCACCAATAGCACCAGAAACACCACGTTGGCGCACCAGACACGAGTGACTGCCGTGATGCTCTAATCGGCTTACGCAACAAGCCACCCTTATCCCTACGTTCCCATCACAGCTCCCGAGCGCCCTCACCTCGCCCACCGAACGAACAACATCTTCCACCCCGACCATCGTCTTCGACAACGTACCCTGTTATTCTGCGGTTGGATGCTACTTTTCTACCCGCGATCCTCCTTCCTGCCTGCTTTTTGTCTtctaaaatatatatgtacttATGCGACCAgttgttttccttttttcgaaaaagCTCCCGATGTTTTATCGTGGACCGAATACAGCATTTTCTCCTACTTTAcagttttcttattttcttactGCAGGGGTTTTAATGGGAACGTTACTGGCAGAAATATTAAATTGCTCATTAAAGGGTGAAGACGCTTTGAAGGCTTAGGGAAAAGAAATGGTGCCTAATTAAAGGGTAATCTTATTTTAAAGTTGTATGACATAAAGCTATTCgtataataactattattgTAATAAGTTCACAGAAGTATCATTAACGTTATATTACAGAtctatttaaaatatgtaatttttattacaaaatactttTATTGTCTAATATTATTAGAACTTTATACAACAATCAATTCCTATATTATCAACTATTAACGTGTTAACTTTAAAGTTGCATATCAATAGATTTCTATGTTATCGACTTGTACATTTAAATGGAACGATTCAATTCATGCTGCATGTGAAAATCGCCCTAGGCAAGGGTGAGCATTATTGGGTTGAATTACATTAAACAAACGTCCCATACATCACCCTGTCCCTCGTTatcaatgtttttttttctcaagcCAAAGTTTCGCttcaatgaatattaaacaACTATTTATTTTCGTAtaagtatttatttataatttttttaacaacAATAAACTTATACAAtggttttatataatttataacattttataaattaaaattatttttttattgtataaacatttttgAACTGTTTTGTAGCaattaattgattataatattactctcttttataaaaatgataaattttacaTATGCATTCCGGTAAATTGTAATCAGTCTTTTGTATGAACTTGCttaagaattatattttcacctttttaatttatttatatttaatatttactgTTTATTGACGAAATTGTATAATATCAACGCTTCTTTCTCACGTTAAAAGGTTTTGGTTGTATTTTTATCACtggtgaattttcttttttggtAGATCGATCTATAggaataaatacaaattttttccTATCGATAGCTGCCAAacttttatctttctttttagcTACAGCGGCCAAACGCGCCAAAGATTCTTCTCCCTTTGCAAGAAATGAACGCTTCCGCAGAACACTCTAAAAAATCAAAACGTGTTGATTGAGTTTTGCCAATATTACTGATGGGATAACTAAATAATATCACACTTACATGTATCACACTTGAACTTCCTTCTAATTTTGTACTATTCAACATTTCCGCCACAGTATGAGGTATCCTTGATTCCGTTTTGGAGTCAACTTCTAATAACGTATCTTCTTTAAGTGATTCAGTAATTCGCCTTTTCTTTAAAATCTTCATCCCATAGTTAAATATCTGACTTGTACCTAAATCTTTCTCAATGTCATCATCGAGTTTTCCCTAAAAACAAATGTATAGTTATAAAtatgttttcaatttttctataatttattttaccatTTGTACAGCCAAGAATTTGTCTCTTTCAAATTTTAGTTGACGCCATTTGGATTCTTCCTCGTCGTCTGATAAATCAACCCAACCATCTTTACCTTCCAATAATGGAGAATTATCATTGTCTTCCTGTTTATCTAAAAGAAACAATAATTTCCATGACTGCTCACGCAATTTCGTCTGCTCAAAAATTGTCGAAATAGCCATATTATACCtatatttttccatttaaatTTTCTCTCTCGTGCACTCTCACTGTACAAATCTCC from Osmia lignaria lignaria isolate PbOS001 chromosome 15, iyOsmLign1, whole genome shotgun sequence includes the following:
- the LOC117600373 gene encoding uncharacterized protein LOC117600373 — encoded protein: MLQSSLPRAFLPPGLNYLGYYGDEIHQHPYGTPTTWHIPMESPSYSRLPDNHVLQTWDLSRSSTPCPLDLSLKPPPTPCTPKTEDSESKKDQSILDEAQKEPESVKYQRVEDETVPVVVDDFDSIPRSSSVHSHSSYEQLLSKKESVQLQEAADKTSILDEATRLIPFGSPSEINSKYYAHSQKFLLTSPSHLQGYHQQLLLTPQHHLQSMQHAPMTPPSTPSPPQCPRRKIREENASPPSTTSNAGMSSGSRASSTEKLLQRPKKKHARRLKFDEDTSSPVSGTVILGPDEAVVTGDIDPAFNIVEVTEEARAELAKIENRLGPYQCKLCRQLHEDAFQLAQHRCSRIAHVEYRCPECDKRFSCPANLASHRRWHKPRLANGEHSTSSAIIEIPCTRCDAKFTRQAALRKHLATQHPETNNNGNVLFEGQGAIGKNDVAQVVSDSTLNTEMA